A genomic segment from Nicotiana tabacum cultivar K326 chromosome 7, ASM71507v2, whole genome shotgun sequence encodes:
- the LOC107792146 gene encoding putative late blight resistance protein homolog R1A-3, which produces MADVVLKFVVENLLAIIKETWKLIGGAKEDCAQLLEEVDSLKAFLEDAAHYRQSNSKQWKHFVNKVQVIVYKAEDLIDKLHIQAKQHQEKYRVLTNYAKTVKECVINIKAVLDKVKKIREENQHAFQAKPMLHFQQEIVAHGSQKEILLEETEVVGFDEEAETVIKRLVEGTDDLDAIPVVGLPGLGKTTLALKIYKDSQISYHFYTTIWIKVGLQYKLTEVFLSILKVFTKLTKEHQDMNVNDLAKIIREFISKGGKCLIVLDDVWEPNVVHAIKEAFPKNKKGHRIMITTRDASVARYANAHPHSLKFLKDEESFQLLENRVFGSNVRCPEELIARGKSIAKQCSGVPLAVVVIAGALRGRTSERWWQMVKDNVGNHLINKDDPESCLKYVEMSYIHLPEKMKACFLYCGAFPQGFEIPAWKLIRLWISEGLINSELNATLEEMAEQYLNELINRNLVMVMQKRVDGLVKTCRIHDMLHQFCKMEAKNEGFFQEVCEKTDQPGLSIPDLDTSRRLLIQLPLLEAFISKEPFAEHVRSFLCFSKKHKGSEQLSDIRLLHKAFPLVRVLDIESLDFSFSNLFKELYHLRYIAISGNYANLPAYVGKFWNLQTLILNTKASTIEIKADIWNMLQLRHLHTNVPAKLTSPATQTTYGSSCLQTLSKVAPGSCREDVLVRACNLKKVSIQGEMAEFLETNKGGFRNFAKLKFLEHLKLLNDFGRSMRKVVQLPPAFAEHLQKLNKLTLSNTKFPWSDANILARLECLEVLKLKENAFSGTTWDLDIGGCFSQLKVLFIQRADLEIWKASDLSFQRLKCLVLISCDKLEVVPFELAGVSSLQQMTLENTNKAIKSAKAIECSKRELIQESKKRKFGMEICQAPDSSKFKLMIFPPETSDCNAT; this is translated from the exons atgGCGGATGTAGTGTTGAAATTTGTAGTAGAAAACCTGCTGGCGATAATAAAAGAAACTTGGAAACTGATTGGCGGCGCAAAGGAAGATTGTGCACAACTGCTGGAAGAAGTTGATAGCTTAAAGGCATTCCTAGAGGATGCTGCACACTATCGTCAAAGCAACAGCAAACAATGGAAACATTTCGTCAACAAAGTTCAAGTTATTGTATATAAAGCTGAGGATCTCATTGATAAGCTCCATATTCAAGCAAAACAGCACCAAGAGAAATACAGAGTTTTGACGAACTACGCCAAAACCGTCAAGGAATGTGTAATAAACATCAAAGCTGTATTAGACAAGGTGAAGAAAATTCGGGAAGAAAATCAACATGCTTTTCAGGCAAAGCCAATGCTCCATTTTCAGCAGGAAATTGTTGCCCATGGGTCACAG AAGGAGATTTTGCTGGAAGAGACCGAAGTTGTTGGCTTCGATGAGGAAGCGGAAACAGTGATCAAACGACTCGTTGAAGGAACGGATGATTTAGATGCTATTCCTGTGGTGGGCTTGCCCGGACTTGGCAAAACCACACTGGCATTAAAAATCTATAAAGATTCTCAGATTTCCTATCATTTTTACACGACTATTTGGATAAAGGTAGGCCTGCAATACAAACTAACAGAGGTGTTTCTTAGCATTCTGAAAGTGTTCACAAAACTAACTAAAGAACATCAAGATATGAATGTGAATGATTTGGCCAAGATAATACGTGAGTTCATTTCCAAAGGAGGTAAATGTCTCATTGTCTTGGACGATGTGTGGGAGCCAAACGTCGTGCATGCTATCAAAGAAGCTTTCCCGAAAAATAAAAAAGGTCATCGAATCATGATCACCACTCGTGACGCAAGTGTTGCTAGATATGCCAATGCTCATCCTCATTCGTTGAAATTTCTTAAAGACGAGGAAAGTTTCCAATTGTTGGAAAATAGAGTTTTTGGAAGTAATGTTAGGTGTCCTGAAGAGTTGATAGCACGTGGAAAAAGTATTGCAAAACAATGTAGTGGAGTGCCACTTGCTGTAGTGGTAATTGCAGGAGCTCTAAGAGGACGTACAAGCGAAAGATGGTGGCAAATGGTTAAGGACAATGTAGGAAATCACCTTATAAATAAAGATGACCCTGAAAGCTGTTTGAAATATGTGGAAATGAGTTACATTCATCTACCCGAGAAGATGAAGGCGTGCTTTCTGTATTGTGGTGCCTTTCCACAAGGCTTTGAAATTCCTGCTTGGAAGTTGATTCGCTTGTGGATTTCAGAGGGATTGATTAACTCCGAACTAAATGCCACCCTCGAGGAAATGGCAGAGCAATACTTGAACGAACTTATTAACAGGAATTTAGTGATGGTAATGCAGAAAAGGGTTGATGGACTAGTAAAAACATGTCGTATTCACGACATGTTGCACCAGTTCTGCAAAATGGAGGCTAAAAATGAAGGTTTTTTCCAAGAAGTATGTGAAAAAACCGATCAGCCTGGTCTTTCTATACCAGATCTAGATACTTCTCGTCGATTGCTTATTCAACTCCCTCTTTTGGAGGCTTTTATCTCCAAAGAACCATTTGCTGAGCATGTTAGGTCTTTCTTATGTTTTTCCAAAAAACATAAAGGAAGTGAGCAGCTTAGTGACATTCGACTCCTCCACAAAGCATTTCCACTGGTTAGGGTCTTGGACATTGAATCCCTCGATTttagtttctcaaatctttttaaAGAGCTATATCATTTGAGGTACATTGCTATCTCAGGTAACTATGCAAACCTTCCTGCATACGTTGGTAAGTTTTGGAATTTACAAACTCTTATACTTAATACAAAGGCGTCCACCATTGAGATAAAAGCAGACATATGGAACATGCTACAGTTGAGGCATCTGCACACCAACGTCCCTGCAAAATTGACATCCCCTGCTACCCAAACAACGTACGGATCGTCTTGCCTACAAACTCTTTCTAAAGTCGCACCAGGTAGTTGCAGAGAAGATGTGCTCGTAAGGGCTTGTAATCTCAAAAAAGTGAGTATTCAAGGGGAAATGGCTGAATTTTTGGAAACTAACAAGGGTGGGTTCAGAAACTTTGCAAAGCTAAAGTTTTTGGAACATTTGAAGTTGTTGAATGACTTTGGCAGGTCCATGAGAAAAGTTGTTCAACTTCCTCCAGCATTCGCCGAGCATCTGCAAAAACTGAATAAGCTAACTTTGTCAAATACAAAGTTTCCTTGGAGTGATGCAAATATACTAGCGCGGTTGGAATGTCTTGAGGTCCTAAAGCTGAAAGAAAATGCATTTAGTGGGACGACCTgggatttagatattggaggcTGTTTTAGCCAACTCAAGGTATTGTTCATTCAAAGAGCAGACTTGGAGATTTGGAAGGCTTCAGATCTTTCATTCCAAAGACTTAAGTGTCTTGTTCTTATATCCTGTGATAAGCTTGAGGTTGTGCCATTTGAGCTGGCTGGTGTAAGTAGCCTTCAACAGATGACGCTGGAAAACACAAACAAGGCAATCAAATCTGCAAAAGCAATCGAATGCAGCAAGAGAGAGCTGATACAAGAATCTAAAAAACGCAAATTTGGAATGGAGATCTGTCAAGCTCCAGATAGTTCCAAATTCAAGCTCATGATATTTCCCCCTGAAACTTCAGATTGCAACGCCACATag